In Actinomycetota bacterium, the following are encoded in one genomic region:
- the urtB gene encoding urea ABC transporter permease subunit UrtB, producing MDAFLGQVFTGLSVGSVLILIALGLTFTFGQMNVINMAHGEFIMAGAYTAYMLQDLTGRDVSLLVALPVAFLIAGAMGLLLELVLIRRLYGRPLDTLLVTWGVSLMLQQLARDIFGAPNVQVSAPEWLGGSLHVAGATFSYSRIFIMGLVVVCVVGIWLFLTRMPQGARMRAVMQNRQLASCSGLKTHAIDRLTFFIGSGLAGIAGVALTLLGSTGPTLGTNYIVDAFLVVVVGGLGQLKGAVIAAIALGLLNSFVEFSTEASIAKVVVFVAIVAFLQVRPQGLFVLKSRGLA from the coding sequence ATGGACGCTTTTTTGGGGCAGGTATTTACGGGCCTGAGTGTGGGCTCCGTCCTGATCCTCATCGCCTTGGGGCTGACGTTCACCTTCGGTCAGATGAACGTCATCAACATGGCACACGGTGAGTTCATCATGGCGGGGGCGTACACGGCCTACATGCTGCAGGACCTGACGGGCCGCGACGTCTCGCTGCTGGTGGCGTTGCCTGTTGCCTTCCTGATTGCGGGGGCGATGGGGCTGCTGCTCGAGCTGGTGCTCATCAGGCGCCTCTACGGGCGTCCACTCGACACACTGCTGGTCACCTGGGGCGTAAGCCTCATGCTTCAACAGCTCGCCCGGGACATCTTCGGGGCGCCTAACGTTCAAGTTAGCGCCCCGGAGTGGCTCGGCGGGTCCCTCCACGTAGCCGGAGCGACCTTCTCCTACTCGCGCATCTTCATCATGGGTCTGGTCGTGGTGTGCGTCGTGGGCATCTGGCTGTTTCTCACCAGGATGCCGCAGGGCGCCCGTATGCGGGCGGTCATGCAGAACCGGCAGCTCGCATCGTGCAGCGGTTTGAAGACCCATGCGATCGACCGCCTCACCTTCTTCATCGGCTCCGGCCTGGCCGGGATCGCCGGGGTGGCGCTCACCCTTCTTGGGTCCACCGGGCCCACGCTCGGGACCAACTACATCGTCGACGCCTTCCTAGTGGTCGTGGTCGGGGGGCTGGGTCAGCTGAAAGGCGCCGTCATAGCTGCAATCGCCCTGGGGCTGCTCAACTCGTTCGTCGAGTTCAGCACCGAGGCGAGCATCGCCAAGGTGGTCGTCTTCGTGGCAATCGTCGCCTTCCTGCAGGTTCGGCCGCAGGGGCTGTTCGTGCTGAAGAGCAGGGGCCTGGCGTGA